The following is a genomic window from Lysinibacillus sp. G4S2.
AAAGCCCAAAAAGTTTCGATAAAATGAGAGTTTGTTTCGATAAAGAGCGATTTTGTTTCGATAAATCTTCAAAGTATTCCTATAAAACGAACGAAAGGAGTTTTATAGGAATACTTTGGGGCTCGACATTATATTACCTTGATCATTTTTTTCAATACTAAGAAAAGAGTTGGCTCTTGCTCAGAGACAACTCTTTTTTTGGTTCTTCGGCAAAAAACGAGGGTTGATTTCCGTTCCGGCTGGGCGCTTTGTAGCTGACGCTTTGCTTTCGCTACAGAAAACATTTGTAGCTGACGCTTTGCTTTCGCTACAGAAAACATTTGTAGCTGACGCTTCGCTTTCGTACAGAGCAAAGCTTCCTGGGGGCCGTCCGATGAGCCGCTTCGCTCCAGGGTCTCATCTGTGATCACTGGTCCCCGCCCAACCATGTTAACCCATATGGCCACATCCCCTACCCCAGTTAGTATTCTGGCAAAAAACAGGACAAATTCATGTGTACCCAGACTATAAATAATTGTCCCTAAACCTGTAAGAGTAGCACCAATAATTAGAAAAAAATTCGGCCCAAATCGATCAGCTAAAATCCCCATCGGAATTTGCAAACTCGTGTAGATAAAAAATTGTAAACTCGTCAATAACCCAATCGTTGATGCTGTTACATTAAAATCATGCATCAATTGGTCTGTAATCAGTCCTAGGGCGGTTCGTTGACTCGCCATTAACAAATAAGTAAATAATACAGAAACAAATACAACCCATCTATATCTGCTATTATGTTTGTCCAATGATTTCTACCCCTATTAGCTTTTATTCGAATTACAGGTAACGTTAAAAACTTGTTTTTTAAAGTAGTTTTATGATTCGAATTTGGTTGAAAATACTATTTGTAAATGTAGTATACTAAAATAAAACGTCTGATTATTCAGTCATCAAAATAACCTAGCAATTTAGTTAAAGAAAAATGATTTAACTTGTTCAACTATTGGGCAAATCCATGTAGTTTAAACCTCTACAAGGATAAAGGTGCACGCTGAATAGAGCTGGAGGGGAATATGGTGAAAAGACAACGTTCAAACAAAATATTAATTTTATTCGAGTTGATTTTTTATGCAGTATTACCTTATGTTTTATGGAATTTTGGTAGAGAGCCTTTAGGTGATTATACAGCAATGCTGATTTCAACCATTCCTGGAATTGGTTATGCCATTTACCGCTTTATTTTAGATAAGCAATTTAACATTACGGGCTTATTAATTTTAAGCTCACTAGCACTAGGTACGACGGTTGATTTGCTATCAGGCTCAGCAGAACAAATGATTTGGAACGGTGTATATCTAAGTCTCTTTTATACATTTCTTTATATTGTTACGCTATTGATTAAGCGTCCTCTTTCTTTATATTTTGCTGTTGATTTTGTATATTTGCAAGGTTATGCACGAATGGACAGCAGAGCATTATTTTTTCAAAAAGGAATCTTTAAATGGTTTCAATTTATACAAGTTATTTTCATCATCAGAGGACTTTTTATGGCAGGATTAACAGTATACCTACTCCAAAAATACGGAATTGATGGTTATGGTGGCATGCTGATATATAAGCAGCTCGCAGGGTGGGCTTTCTCAATTTTCATTATAGGCATGTTCTTTTATATAAATGTCCCAATACGAAACTTTTTTGCTAAGCAACAAAATCAATTACAAGACAACAATAATATAGCTCTCCAACAATCAAATGCAACTGTTGAATAAGCTTCATTTTCTCCTCCTTACAGGGGATTTAGTTTAATAAGAATAGGGCTTGTGTTTATAAAAAAATCTCTTACACAAGTCCTTTTGTTATGCTCAATTCCTCCCGTAGCTCCATTCAGGCTTTGACCAACCATTAGATAATCTTTGCAATTTGTTCTTCCTCTGCTTAACTATCAACCCTTATAGGTGTTATAGGCTTTTTGATCATAAAAAATCCTCCATTTCAACTGTATTGGAAGATAGTTGTCTGTCTATATCAATACGTAATTTAAAGGTACAAAAAAGGGATTCTACACTAATGATCGCTTTTGACATTAACAAAGTTCATTCCTCCAGAAATATTATTTTATATTGAGGAATTATTTCCAAATTACTAGAAAGAGTATACATAGAAAAATAAATACTTCACTAACCGTGTAGTTTACTTTAACAACATCCAATAAATTCATTGGATATATATATTAAAATATAAAGGGAATCACGAAATAATATTATTGGAACGCCGTATGCGATGAAAGTCGCACGTACGGTGTGAACAGGTGAAAAAGCTGGCGATAACTTCAAAAGCTTACCTTCTGTATGAATAAGAAGGTATTTTTTAAAGACTATCGAAATATTAAAGACGTAATGATTTAACGTTGTTTATCTAAGAATAAACGTTCCTAATTTAGTTATCATAAGGAGTGCTTAAATTGACTGTACATAGTAAATTCCCTAATTTAGAAACTGACAGATTGATTTTGCGGAATGTGGGAAATGAGGATATTGACTTTATTTATCGACTCTTCAGCAACGAAAAAGTATGTGAATTTTTATATGATGAAGAATTGTTTACGACTAGAAATGAAGCTACAGAGTTTGTTGAATGGAATTCAAATCCTGAAGAAAAAGGATTTAATCGGTGGATATTAGTCGAAAAAAATAATCAGCAACAAATTGGAACGTGTGGATATGATTCTTGGGATAGAACGAACCATATAGCGGAGATAGGCTATGATTTATGGCACGAATATTGGGGACAGGGATATATGAAAGAGGGATTGATAGTTGCTATCGAAAGTGGCTTTAATAATATGGTACTGAATAGAATTAACGCATTTGTAGCTTTGGAAAATATCAATTCTATAAAATTATTAGAAAAGCTAGGATTTAAGAATGAAGGGATTTACAGAGATAAGCATTTATTTAGAGGTAAGTATTATGACCACTACTCTTTCTCTTTGTTAAAAAGAGACTGGAATCAATTCTAAGGTTAATTCAACGATTCGACTAACGATCCCTTTAGTATGTGAATGATTGCACTTAAACTAACGGAGACTTTCCTTCAATAAGAATAGGACTTGCGTGTATTACTGAATCCCATACGCACAAGTCTTTTTGTTATGCTTCCTCAATCACTCCTGCAGCTTCTTACATAGCGTGATAGCGACGATTAGGTTACCTGTAAAAATGAACCCTCTGCCTCACTATCAACGCTCCTTTTACCATTCTCTCCATTCTTCGGTTATGTCATCTTCGGATTCTAAACCAGCTATACTCGCTGCTTCTATAATAAATTCATACAATTCTTCTCTCTCCATAGTCTCAATAAAGTAATCATAATTATCATTTAGTTCATTTAAACTGATAACCACTTTTTTAACACATTCTAAGATTTCTTCCTCAGTCAGATTATTTCCAAGTTCTTTTAGACTATTGATGTATGTATCAAGAACCTCATTAGTTGCATTTATATTTTCGTCTGTAAAAATATCATCACCTTCATCCATTCTTTGTTTCCATTCTACTGTTGGTTTATTTTTTGTTAGTTCTTCAAAAGTCATAATATCCTCCCCGAAAATGTGTTATTTTATCTTGTTTATTACTTTCTTTTATCTAACTTTTCTTTTTTTTTAAACCAATACTTTTTTTATAAACTATCGGAATTCCTTCTTAAAGTAAACTGACCGTTAGTTGAATAAGTAAATCTGTTTTGCGTAGGAATCCCAATCTTTATTATCAGTATTTATTTCAATTGTAGGAATGATTGAATTTTCAGCTTGACTCCTATACTCTTGTTGTTGTTCTAATAATAATTCACACGCTAATTTCATTTCTTCCATGGTTTTCCCTTCCCATTCATTGGGATTTCTACTACTTATTCTTTGCTCTAAATTCTCTGGTGATACAGTTAACAATGTACATCTTGCTCCCATTTCAAATAACTGGGCTTCTAATTCCTTTATTTCATCTGATATTGAATGAGAAAATGCTACTCGATGATTTAAATGAAATCTTTCCAATATAAAGAATAAGCCTTTTGAACGTTGGATTTGTCCAATTTCTCTTGACCAATTATTTAACATTTTCAGCATCGTGACTCTTTCTCTTAAGACTTGTAAGTGTTCATCTCGACTTAACGACTTTAATTCACCATTTACTTTGTGTAATACTTGCGAATAATGCTCACTGAGAACTATGACACTACGTTCGGCATCATCACTTGTGTGAAGTTGTTTCAACGCTTTTAAGACTGATGTTTTTCCAGCATTCGAGTAGCCTTCTAAGATTATCCCTCTAAAATTACTCATTTTTCCCCCTAATTAATGTTATTTGTATCTAAATAAGGTCTGTAGAATTATTTACGCTTGTTTATACAGATAGATAAGCCTTTGAAATTATCGCCAGCTTTTCCCTTTGTCCACACTACGTGCGACTTTCACCTGCATGGCGTTCCAACTAATCCTAATTTATTCTTCTACATCCTAAGCAGAACGATGTCTTTTCTTCATCATTAGATTATTTCTATTGTTACATTTCAGTCGTAAATTATTTACTTTTACTATTTGCTATTCGAAAGCTTTATAACTTTTAAGAGTGTTTTAATTTTTGCCTGGTCTTTCAAATGTATAAGCTGATGTATAGACTTATTCAAAATTATTAAGAGACGTTTATTTTTTGCTATTTCTTCTATTAAACTTAGAAGCTTTTTTGCACTATCTTCAATTGAAAAATCAGAGGCATTATTAGCCTCGTTATCTATTAATTCTGGTACAACACAATGATAATCGGAAAAGTATTGGATTTGTTTATCCCACATCCACCCTCCCACACCACCCCCATGGATCAACATTATGAGTGGCTTATGTAGTTCACCGTACTCCTTATAATGCATTACCACACCTTCTTACTTTGTTCTAGTATTTCTCGGGAAATAATTAGATTATTCTTGTATTTTATACACTGTATTTATTTTACTATTTATAGTGTCATATTTATAGTTTCTGCTGCATATATAATACTTGAAAAACATTTTGCATATTTTAATGAAGCATTGTGGCTCTTGGGATTGAGGAAGAAAGACAAAAAAATAATAAACATGGAGGTAATAAAGATGGATCAAAACAAAACGAACGAAGCAAAAGAATTAGTAAAAGCCATTACTCCTTCCAGTTTAGGAGAATTTCCCCTCGCACCAATTAGTGGCTTATATGCATGGAGTGAACAGCAAATCAGTGAGGAACTTCGTATCGATGTAGATGGATACTACCCACAAATGGTCGCAAGCGGAACTATTATTTCAAACATGTCTTCTACTATTCATTGGATTGCCAAGTTAACAGCTAATGGACCAAATACTTGGACAGGCAATATTCGAAATAAATACTTAGACGAAATACAATCATTTCCTTATACAAATGTAAAAATACAAGTAACACGCGGTTCATTACCTGAACAGCATACTGCAGAAGTCGCATTTCTGATTGGAGGAGAGACAGACAGAACTAGCTCGTTCAAGTTTCAATCTCCTTACTACCATCCTGTGGAATTTGAATTTGATGGTGAAGAAGGTACAACACCAGTCACAACCTATCAAACACACGCGCATCCAGACAAACCAACATCTTTGCCGGATGAAACTCTGTCAATTTCAGAAGTTTTTAAACGCACTGGGTTTGATGTAAAAATATCAGAAGGTAATAATATTGTTTCCAAAGACTATACAGGGACTGATAAAAAGTGGAACACTCAAGAGATGCATGATGCCATGCAAGTATATTGGTCACACTTTGATAATAAACCTCAATGGTCCATGTGGACATTCTTTGCAAATTCGGAAGCTGAAGAAGGCCATGGTCTGGGCGGTATTATGTTTGATAGTATAGGTCCGAATCATCGTCAAGGGACAGCCATTTTTAATAATTCATTTATTTCAGATCCACCTAAAGGGGACCCCTCCCCAGAAGCTTGGGTACAGAGATATCGTTTTTGGTGTGCTTGCCATGAGATGGGACATGCTTTCAATCTCCTGCACTCTTGGCAAAAACACCTAGGTCATCCTTGGGAACCGTTGGATCGCCCTCTTACCCCAGAACCAAAGGCTCTAAGCTTTATGAATTATCCTTTCAAATTTGATGGCAACCAACAGGCTTTCTTTAAAAACTTTGAGTATCGTTTTAGTGATCAAGAGCTTTTGTTTTTGCGCCACGCTCCTGAGCGCTTCGTACAAATGGGTAATGCTGACTGGGCTGTAGATCATGGTTTTGAGCAACCAAACATTTCTATGCACCCTTCATTTAATCTTGAATTGAGGGTTAACCGTAAAACATCTATATTCCAATGGTTAGAACCTGCAGTAATTGAAATCAAATTAACAAATACTTCGAATCAACCTCAGACAATCAATAAACATATATTGTCCGATTTATACGGAATGACTGTAATAGTTAAAAAAGATGGAAAACAAGGACGTCGATTACTACCTCATGTTCAATATTTATGGAACAAAGAGAATAAGGTAATAATGCCTGGTGAATCACTATACGAAACTATTTTCGCTTCCGTAGGGAAAAATGGCTGGTTAATTGATGACCCAGGATTTTATAACATTCAAGTAGCTATGCAAATAAACGGCCATAACATCGTATCAAACAACTTAAGACTTCGAGTTTTACCACCTACCGGATACGATCAGGAATTCCTTGCTCAAGACTATTTCTCTGAAGAAGTCGGCCGTGTTCTTGCATTCGATGGCAGTCGTTATCTTGACAAAGGAAACGATATCCTTCGTGAGATAACTGAAAAACTTCCTGACCATGCTGTTGCTCTTCACGCTCATATCGCCCTTGCTAAACCATTGGCGTTCGATTATCAATTCCTTGACTTCACAGGAGACTCAGATACAAAAGGTAAAATCAAACTAATACCTGCCCAACCAGATGAGGCACGTAAACAGTTTACATCTGCGTTAACAGAGCACAAACAGATTGCTGCTAAGACACTTTCCAATATAGATTATCATGATTATATGGGGACATTCAGTGAATTTCTAAGTAAACAAGAAGAAAACAAGGAAGCCGCACAGGTACAGAATGTCCTTTATCAAACGCTAGCTGAACGGAATGTGCTTGATAGTGTATTACAAAAAATCCAAGATCGCCGTGATAACTATGAACAAAAGGAAAATGAATTTTCTACGAACATATAATATTTCCCCGCTTTCCATCTAAATACAAATAGAAAACCGTCATTTCAAGAAAAGGTTAATCGAAATGACGGTTTTCTGTTTGATTTTAAAGTTTGATCATTTATTCTACTTAGGTTCGTCCCAAAAGTCCTTACTAAAACTCGTATTTGCATGATATTTCCCAACTGGTTTAGCAATATCTGAACCTCTAACGATCGTTCCTTTTCCAAACTTTTGCTCGATTTGATCAACGAGTTTAATGATTGGTTCTTCCTTTACATGCTCTTCAAAATTAAATAACGTTAGCTGTTGTGTTGTTTCTTTAATATCACTGACATTCGATACAGTAACACCCAGTAACCGTACTGGCTCTTCATTCCAATGCTTATTAAATAGATACCAGGCATGCTCAACGATATCTTCTTTTGAATGAATTGCGTTATTGATAGACTTACTTCGTGTACACGTTTCCCAATCAGCTGAACGAATCATGATACTAACAGTTACCCCAGCAAGTTTTTTAGCCTTTAATCTTTCCGCTACTTTTTCAGAAAGTATTGCGATTACTTTATATAGTTCATCTCTATCTGTCGTATCGTGGGAAAGTGTTGTTGAATTCCCTACACTTTTCGTATCATATATTGCTTCTGGATCAACAGGTCTGTCATCTTCGCCATTTGCTTTTTGTTTCATCCTCAGACCATTAATACCGAAATTTTGCTTTAATACATATTCATCAGCTACAGCTAGTTCTCCAATTGTTTGTATACCTAAATTCCCTAATTTCTCCGCTGTACTTTTACCAACCCCATGCATCTCAATGACATTCATCGGCCATAATATTGTTGGCACATCGCGCTTACGGAGTATTGTAATACCCATCGGCTTTTTCATGTCACTTGCCATTTTCGCCAAAAATTTATTTGGCGCAATGCCGATTGAACAAGGGAGTTGCAGTTCTTTCCAGATTCTATCTTGTATATTTTGTGCGAGTTGCAATACATTTTGACCATCAACTATAGGAAGTTGCAAATAACCTTCATCGATTGAAACTGGTTGAAGAATTTCACTATACTCTTTTAACAAATTAAAAAAAGACTTGGACGCAGCTCTATATCGTTCAAAATTAGGAGGTAGTACAATTAGCTCTGGGCACTTTCGCCGTGCCTCCCCGACATTCATAGTTGTATAAACTCCCCTTGCCCTTGCTTCATAACTACAAGTAATAATAATACCTCTACGTTCTTTAGGATTCCCTGCTATAGCTATGGCCTTGCCTTTTAAACTCGGGTCATAAATCTGTTCTACTGAAGCATAAAAACTGTTCATGTCAATATGGAGAATGATTCTTGATTTATTAGCCATACTATTCCCTCCATAAATAACGTATTTTCGGCAACATCTAATCGTTTAGATAGATGCGAAACGATAGGCTTTGTTGATTAACGCAAAACAAGAATGTTTGTTCTTATTTTATCATCAAAAGGGATGTTTTGGCTATCACTAACCGACATTCCTAACACGTTTTCTCATCGGAAAATTTTTGATCAATTAATCCATCTCCTTATTATAAATATTAACTAGTCATACATACGCTTAACCAATTCCATGATTATTGTTACATGCTTACTTAAACTACATGAACCATAAACAAATACCACTGAATAGCCTCTATTCTAACAGGGCGAAATTAAAAGTTACGAATCTTTTATAAGGAGTTGATGAAAGATTAATGAGCATTTTCTCATTTTCTATCAGGCGTGTTGATTAGGAAAAAATAGGTTTAATTTTTGAGCGAAAAAAAGGATTTTTGTTGGCTCATCACAAAAAGTTATGGATGATATTTGTTAAAACATATGCCATGTATTAGTTGATCTTCGTTCTGATGGGCAACTCCTTGGAGATTAGCGTCACAGATAAGACCCTGCAACGAGCAACGCGAGTAAAGCGGCTCATCGGACGCCCCAGGAAAGTACCCAGCTGGAAAGGAAATCACCCCCTCGTTTTTTGTCGAAGAGCCATAGAAAAGAGTTGTCTCAGCGCAAGAGACAACTCTTTTCTTAGTATCGAAACAAAATCGCTCTTTATCGAAACTATTTGAGCTTTTATCGAAACAAAATCTTATTTTATCGAAACTTTTTAGGCTTTTATCGAAAAACAAGCTCTCAAAGAAATCAACCACACGTTATTGTGATGATCCAATATATTCCTATTTCAACTGATCGTAGAGTAGGGCTACTCGATTCCCACTGGAAAGCGAGACAGACGAGACCCTGCACGGAGCGAATGTTTTCTGTGCGAAAGCGTAGTGTAACGTAGCGGCAATTGTTTTATCTGTGCGAAAGCGAAGCGACAGCAACAAAACGAGTAGCCCGTAGCGGAAATCTGCCTCTTAGAATGTATAAAAATGGTTAATCAACACACCTGTTAATTTTTAATCATGTGGACCGATCTAATATTAAATCTTCTTGATCTCGAATAATGTATGCTTCTGGAGTAGCGATATTGGCTCTTTCAGTCATAGCGTTAGCATGGTAATATAAAGGATTTGTCTCATACAAATATTCATCAAATTGTATTCCTGTAATTTCAGTTATTGTTGTTAAAGGAACTTGGTATTGTGTTAGGACATCCATTTTCTCTAATAAAAGATTTTTTGTCGAAGAACGAAATTCTGCCTTCAAGTTATGTCTCCAATAATCATCCTGTAGTATTTTAAATGCGACTGAATGGAGCCTATCATCAACCCCAATATAAAAAGCTACTTTCCAAAATCCGGCCGGTATCTTTATACCGCAACCTAAAGGTTTTTGATAGCCACAGTACTCCCTGTCATTTTCCGTAAAGATAGGACCAGTGAAAATTGAGAATTTTTTATTTTTGCTCTTTGTTTGATTAATAATCCATCCTTCGATATCTCCCCATTTTGTATGATGAAACTCTTTATGTTGAGGGGCAACATTGGCAAAGCAAAAAGAATCACAATCTCCATCCTTTGCTTCATCTCTTGCTCCCCAACCTACATCAGCTCTTCTGACGAGGTGACCTCTATCCCACAAGTCTGCTTGACCACCTTCATATAACCATCCGCCTACCTGATTTCCCTCTCCAATCCGATCGTCAGTATGCCAATTATTACATCTCCTAAGTTGTAAATCCCGTTCTTTATCCGTATTGTTTGCTCCATAAATTGCAAATTTCCGTACTTTATTCATCACAATTGAAAAGTGCGTAAATGGATAAACTTTACCTCCTTCTAATGCAACTTGGCCAATATCTTCACGTAAACGTGGAAAAGGGATCGGAAACGCTTCTCCTAAAAAGGTAGTATCAAAGCCTTCATTTAAACTCATTTTTGAACGACCTCCTTCTTCTCTAGAAATCAATACGAACCAATAGATCCTCTTGCACATTACAAATAAACCAGAAATATATTGCTCGGGAAAATTAATCAAAGGGATGAGGCATGTCCTAATTTTGTTTGTTTCTATTTATATATTTGCTCTGAGCAGCATATATGACTTCCACATGCTATTCTCATTACTTAAATTTTGATTTTCCGACAGAAGAAAAGATACGCTATGGTATCACCACTTTGCCTTCCCTATTTTAATCAACAAATGTATAATCCCCGTCACTTTCAAGTAAATCCTTCAAAATAATCAGTGCTTGTTCAAGTTGATTTTCAGGAGCAGTGATTGCTAGGCGAACTGCATTTACTGGCTTCGTATTTCCTACAGCAAAACGTTCAGCTGCGTACACTTGCACACCCGCTTTGGATGCAAGCAATTCAAATTGAACACTCGAAAATTTTTCGGGAAGTATAAGCCATCTGAAAATACATTCTTCTTCTCCTAAAATGTTG
Proteins encoded in this region:
- a CDS encoding DNA polymerase IV, with protein sequence MANKSRIILHIDMNSFYASVEQIYDPSLKGKAIAIAGNPKERRGIIITCSYEARARGVYTTMNVGEARRKCPELIVLPPNFERYRAASKSFFNLLKEYSEILQPVSIDEGYLQLPIVDGQNVLQLAQNIQDRIWKELQLPCSIGIAPNKFLAKMASDMKKPMGITILRKRDVPTILWPMNVIEMHGVGKSTAEKLGNLGIQTIGELAVADEYVLKQNFGINGLRMKQKANGEDDRPVDPEAIYDTKSVGNSTTLSHDTTDRDELYKVIAILSEKVAERLKAKKLAGVTVSIMIRSADWETCTRSKSINNAIHSKEDIVEHAWYLFNKHWNEEPVRLLGVTVSNVSDIKETTQQLTLFNFEEHVKEEPIIKLVDQIEQKFGKGTIVRGSDIAKPVGKYHANTSFSKDFWDEPK
- a CDS encoding GNAT family protein → MTVHSKFPNLETDRLILRNVGNEDIDFIYRLFSNEKVCEFLYDEELFTTRNEATEFVEWNSNPEEKGFNRWILVEKNNQQQIGTCGYDSWDRTNHIAEIGYDLWHEYWGQGYMKEGLIVAIESGFNNMVLNRINAFVALENINSIKLLEKLGFKNEGIYRDKHLFRGKYYDHYSFSLLKRDWNQF
- a CDS encoding AAA family ATPase, which translates into the protein MSNFRGIILEGYSNAGKTSVLKALKQLHTSDDAERSVIVLSEHYSQVLHKVNGELKSLSRDEHLQVLRERVTMLKMLNNWSREIGQIQRSKGLFFILERFHLNHRVAFSHSISDEIKELEAQLFEMGARCTLLTVSPENLEQRISSRNPNEWEGKTMEEMKLACELLLEQQQEYRSQAENSIIPTIEINTDNKDWDSYAKQIYLFN
- a CDS encoding DNA/RNA non-specific endonuclease translates to MSLNEGFDTTFLGEAFPIPFPRLREDIGQVALEGGKVYPFTHFSIVMNKVRKFAIYGANNTDKERDLQLRRCNNWHTDDRIGEGNQVGGWLYEGGQADLWDRGHLVRRADVGWGARDEAKDGDCDSFCFANVAPQHKEFHHTKWGDIEGWIINQTKSKNKKFSIFTGPIFTENDREYCGYQKPLGCGIKIPAGFWKVAFYIGVDDRLHSVAFKILQDDYWRHNLKAEFRSSTKNLLLEKMDVLTQYQVPLTTITEITGIQFDEYLYETNPLYYHANAMTERANIATPEAYIIRDQEDLILDRST
- a CDS encoding VC0807 family protein, producing the protein MKRQRSNKILILFELIFYAVLPYVLWNFGREPLGDYTAMLISTIPGIGYAIYRFILDKQFNITGLLILSSLALGTTVDLLSGSAEQMIWNGVYLSLFYTFLYIVTLLIKRPLSLYFAVDFVYLQGYARMDSRALFFQKGIFKWFQFIQVIFIIRGLFMAGLTVYLLQKYGIDGYGGMLIYKQLAGWAFSIFIIGMFFYINVPIRNFFAKQQNQLQDNNNIALQQSNATVE
- a CDS encoding alpha/beta hydrolase; translation: MHYKEYGELHKPLIMLIHGGGVGGWMWDKQIQYFSDYHCVVPELIDNEANNASDFSIEDSAKKLLSLIEEIAKNKRLLIILNKSIHQLIHLKDQAKIKTLLKVIKLSNSK